One window of the Brevundimonas goettingensis genome contains the following:
- a CDS encoding hydantoinase B/oxoprolinase family protein: MAAGVAVDGPAIVLENTGTTVVEPGWRASVDARANLILTRVEALAKRTVAGTEADPILLELFNSRFMAVAEQMGEALRATAYSVNIKERLDFSCAVFDRTGALIANAPHIPVHLGSMGESIAAVVRSRGDARDGRGLKHGDVYMLNAPYNGGTHLPDITVILPVFRKRIRRRPSSSPPEATIRTWAGSRRARCRRTAGRWRRRGC, translated from the coding sequence CTGGCGGCGGGCGTCGCCGTGGACGGGCCGGCGATCGTTCTGGAGAACACGGGGACGACGGTGGTCGAGCCGGGCTGGCGCGCCAGTGTCGATGCGCGCGCCAATCTGATCCTGACGCGGGTCGAAGCGTTGGCGAAGCGGACGGTGGCGGGGACCGAGGCTGATCCGATCCTGCTGGAGCTGTTCAACAGCCGCTTCATGGCCGTGGCGGAACAGATGGGCGAGGCCCTGAGGGCGACGGCCTATTCGGTCAACATCAAGGAGCGGCTGGACTTCTCCTGCGCGGTCTTCGACCGGACGGGCGCCCTGATCGCCAATGCGCCGCACATCCCCGTGCATCTGGGCTCGATGGGCGAAAGCATCGCGGCGGTGGTGCGGTCGCGCGGCGACGCAAGGGATGGGCGCGGCCTGAAGCACGGCGACGTCTATATGCTGAACGCCCCCTACAACGGCGGGACCCATTTGCCGGACATCACGGTCATCCTGCCGGTGTTTCGGAAGAGGATACGGCGCCGGCCTTCTTCGTCGCCGCCAGAGGCCACCATTCGGACGTGGGCGGGATCACGCCGGGCTCGATGCCGCCGAACAGCCGGTCGGTGGAGGAGGAGGGGGTGCTGA
- the bglX gene encoding beta-glucosidase BglX, whose amino-acid sequence MSNLAILAALGAGLFSARKADAQTAARSVEEHADMIEGLIAQMTIEEKAGQLNLLADPFRFRPQNVNPLDGQGDPAKVNDAIRAGHCGALFNGVGAEAGRRIQRIAMEETRLKIPLLFAADIIHGLYTVFPVPLAEASAFDADLAERTARAMALEGAVSAIHQTYAPMVDVARDQRWGRVVEGAGEDVHLNEVLATARVRGIQGTRGLADRDALLATPKHFVAYSAALGGMEYNTTDMSEATLRGVFLPPFKAALGAGALSVMSAFNDLNGVPTSGNHRMLTDVLRGEWDFEGFVVSDYTSEQELIAHGFAEDGRDAARIALLAGVDMSMVSGLYMAHIPDLVAKGDVPMSRVDEAVRRVLRTKAALGLFDDPYRGMDARREKAVCGSREHYALAREAGRESIVLLKNEGGVLPLKAEGQKIALIGPFASDLDVFGPWTIWGDESHRISIEAGLRAAMKTPSDLTVIKGCDIETALEGGIADAVLAAGQADVVVLALGEGSRFTGEAQSRTEITLPEIQRNLAAAVAATGKPVVVLIRNGRALELSGAVKDAQGIVVTWFLGSEMGHSVADVLFGDHSPSGRLPVSFPHKSGQQPFSYDHKRTGRPANPNLASEEYTARYRETTNTALYPFGHGLTYGKVSYATPVVASPTMSWDGTLEVSVDVTNAGEVAVVETVQLYIGDKVASLTQPGQRLRDFRKVALAAGETETVRFTLNREQLEFIGAEGAPTVEPGAFDLWLAPSAQVGTPVRFTLVR is encoded by the coding sequence ATGTCCAATCTCGCCATCCTCGCGGCCCTCGGCGCCGGCCTGTTCTCCGCCCGCAAGGCGGACGCGCAAACCGCTGCGCGGTCGGTGGAGGAACACGCCGACATGATCGAGGGCCTGATTGCCCAAATGACGATCGAGGAGAAGGCCGGGCAGCTGAACCTGCTGGCCGACCCGTTCCGGTTCCGGCCGCAGAACGTCAATCCGCTGGACGGGCAGGGCGATCCGGCCAAGGTCAATGACGCCATCCGCGCGGGCCACTGCGGCGCCCTGTTCAACGGCGTGGGCGCGGAGGCGGGCCGCCGCATCCAGCGCATCGCGATGGAAGAGACGCGGCTGAAAATCCCGCTGCTGTTCGCCGCCGACATCATCCACGGCCTCTATACGGTCTTCCCGGTGCCGCTGGCCGAGGCCTCGGCCTTCGACGCCGACCTGGCCGAGCGCACGGCGCGGGCCATGGCGCTGGAAGGCGCCGTCTCGGCCATCCACCAGACCTATGCGCCGATGGTCGACGTCGCGCGCGACCAGCGCTGGGGCCGGGTCGTCGAGGGCGCCGGCGAGGACGTCCACCTGAACGAGGTCCTGGCCACGGCCCGGGTGCGCGGCATCCAGGGGACCAGGGGGCTGGCCGACCGCGACGCCCTGCTGGCCACGCCCAAGCATTTCGTGGCCTATTCCGCTGCCCTCGGCGGGATGGAGTACAACACCACGGACATGTCGGAAGCGACGCTGCGCGGCGTCTTCCTGCCGCCGTTCAAGGCCGCGCTGGGCGCCGGCGCCCTGTCGGTGATGAGCGCCTTCAACGACCTGAACGGGGTGCCGACCTCTGGCAACCACCGGATGCTGACCGACGTCCTGCGCGGCGAATGGGACTTCGAAGGCTTCGTGGTCTCGGACTACACCTCCGAACAGGAGCTGATCGCCCACGGCTTCGCCGAGGACGGCCGCGACGCCGCCCGCATCGCCCTGCTGGCCGGCGTGGACATGAGCATGGTCTCGGGCCTGTACATGGCCCACATCCCCGACCTCGTGGCCAAGGGCGACGTGCCGATGAGCCGCGTGGATGAGGCCGTGCGCCGCGTCCTGCGCACCAAGGCGGCGCTGGGCCTGTTCGACGATCCCTATCGCGGCATGGACGCCCGGCGCGAAAAGGCCGTCTGCGGCTCGCGCGAACACTATGCGCTGGCGCGTGAGGCGGGCCGCGAGTCGATCGTCCTGCTCAAGAACGAAGGCGGGGTCCTGCCGCTGAAGGCCGAGGGGCAGAAGATCGCCTTGATCGGTCCCTTCGCCTCGGATCTCGACGTCTTCGGTCCCTGGACCATCTGGGGCGACGAAAGCCACCGCATCTCGATCGAGGCCGGCCTGCGCGCGGCGATGAAGACGCCGTCGGACCTGACGGTCATCAAGGGCTGCGACATCGAGACGGCGCTGGAGGGCGGCATCGCCGATGCGGTCCTGGCCGCCGGTCAGGCCGATGTGGTGGTGCTGGCTCTGGGCGAAGGCTCGCGCTTCACCGGCGAGGCCCAGTCGCGCACCGAGATCACCCTTCCCGAGATCCAGCGCAACCTCGCCGCCGCCGTGGCCGCCACGGGCAAGCCTGTCGTGGTCCTGATCCGCAACGGCCGTGCGCTGGAGCTGTCGGGCGCCGTCAAGGACGCGCAGGGCATTGTGGTGACCTGGTTCCTGGGTTCGGAGATGGGCCACAGCGTCGCCGACGTCCTGTTCGGCGATCACTCGCCCTCGGGCCGCCTGCCGGTCAGCTTCCCGCACAAGTCCGGCCAGCAGCCCTTCTCCTACGACCACAAGCGGACCGGCCGCCCGGCCAATCCGAACCTGGCGTCGGAGGAGTACACCGCCCGCTATCGCGAGACGACGAACACGGCGCTCTATCCGTTCGGCCATGGCCTGACCTACGGCAAGGTCAGCTATGCGACGCCGGTTGTGGCCAGCCCGACGATGAGCTGGGACGGGACGCTGGAGGTCTCGGTCGACGTCACAAACGCCGGCGAGGTCGCGGTGGTCGAGACGGTCCAGCTCTATATCGGCGACAAGGTCGCCAGCCTGACCCAGCCGGGCCAGCGTCTGCGCGATTTCAGGAAGGTGGCCCTGGCCGCCGGCGAGACGGAGACGGTCCGCTTCACCCTGAACCGCGAACAGCTGGAGTTCATCGGGGCGGAAGGCGCTCCGACGGTGGAGCCCGGCGCGTTCGACCTGTGGCTGGCGCCGTCGGCCCAGGTCGGGACGCCGGTCAGGTTTACGCTGGTTCGGTAG
- a CDS encoding glutathionylspermidine synthase family protein, giving the protein MQRIKLSPRADWQARAEAVGFTWNHVDGQQYWDEGAAYEFSLAEIEEGIEAPTEELHSMCLDLVDEAVQSERLMTLLEIPEAMRDYVADSWKRNEPSLYGRFDFAYDGTGPAKLYEYNADTPTSIFETGAFQWLWLEDQIAAGVFPEDTDQFNSLQEKLVERFRAIFPDGGFVHFSSDPDYVEDRQTVLYLEDLAKQAGLDPQFVAIGDIGLNEAGRFVDHENYEIGAMFKLYPWEEMLRDDYAEPLPNAEITVLEPAWKSLLSNKGILPLLWERHAGHPNLLEAWFESDPAHTRLGSSYVRKPLFSREGANVELVKDGRKSAVLDGGYGDGAWIRQALHAPPKYDNRYVIIGSWVVGNEAAGIGLREDRGRITRNGSRFVPHVIRG; this is encoded by the coding sequence ATGCAACGCATCAAACTCTCTCCCCGCGCGGACTGGCAGGCCAGGGCCGAGGCGGTGGGGTTCACCTGGAACCACGTCGACGGCCAGCAGTACTGGGACGAGGGCGCGGCCTATGAGTTCTCGCTCGCCGAGATCGAGGAGGGCATCGAGGCGCCGACGGAAGAGCTGCATTCGATGTGTCTCGACCTCGTCGATGAGGCGGTGCAGTCCGAGCGGCTGATGACCCTGCTCGAGATCCCCGAGGCCATGCGCGACTATGTCGCCGACAGCTGGAAGCGGAACGAGCCATCGCTCTATGGCCGGTTCGACTTCGCCTATGACGGCACGGGCCCGGCCAAGCTCTATGAGTACAACGCCGACACGCCGACCTCGATCTTCGAGACCGGCGCCTTCCAGTGGCTGTGGCTGGAGGATCAGATCGCGGCGGGCGTCTTCCCCGAGGATACCGACCAGTTCAACAGCCTGCAGGAGAAGCTGGTCGAGCGGTTCCGCGCCATCTTCCCCGACGGCGGGTTTGTCCACTTCAGCTCCGACCCCGACTATGTCGAGGACCGGCAGACGGTGCTGTATCTCGAGGACCTCGCCAAACAGGCGGGGCTGGATCCGCAGTTCGTCGCCATCGGCGACATCGGGCTGAACGAAGCCGGGCGGTTCGTCGACCACGAGAACTACGAGATCGGGGCGATGTTCAAACTCTATCCGTGGGAGGAGATGCTGCGCGACGACTATGCCGAGCCCTTGCCCAATGCGGAGATCACCGTGCTGGAGCCGGCGTGGAAATCCCTGCTCTCCAACAAGGGCATATTGCCGCTGCTGTGGGAGCGGCACGCGGGGCATCCGAACCTGCTGGAAGCCTGGTTCGAGAGCGATCCGGCCCATACGCGGCTGGGCTCGTCCTATGTCAGGAAGCCCCTGTTCTCGCGCGAAGGGGCCAATGTCGAACTGGTCAAGGACGGGCGGAAGTCGGCCGTGCTTGACGGCGGATATGGCGACGGGGCCTGGATCCGGCAGGCGCTGCACGCCCCGCCGAAATACGACAACCGCTATGTGATCATCGGCTCCTGGGTCGTCGGGAACGAAGCGGCGGGGATCGGCCTGAGAGAGGATCGCGGCCGGATCACGCGCAACGGCTCGCGCTTCGTGCCGCACGTCATCCGGGGGTGA
- a CDS encoding PspA/IM30 family protein — protein sequence MSMLSKLSALFRGTAHEAGQSVVDANALKILDQEIRDADNAQGKARDDLAGLVARRRMAENELQSFGEQISKYESSARAALGQGKTDLAREVAGRIAELETEIGTRGPQIENMKQAEARLRTAIATTDQKIETLRREIDIVKVNESVQRAQTSVALQSAGAHSRIGSAADSLQRIKQRQAVNEEKLRAGQELEDKRTGADLDAKLRDAGILPGHASADDVLARLTQQDIKVVTPQIGTSVPVEKDKA from the coding sequence ATGTCCATGCTCTCCAAACTCTCCGCCCTGTTCCGCGGCACCGCCCATGAGGCCGGCCAATCGGTGGTCGACGCCAATGCGTTGAAGATTCTTGATCAGGAAATCCGCGACGCCGACAATGCGCAGGGCAAGGCCCGCGACGACCTGGCCGGTCTGGTGGCGCGCCGCCGCATGGCCGAGAACGAGCTGCAGAGCTTCGGCGAGCAGATTTCGAAATACGAAAGCTCGGCCCGCGCCGCGCTCGGTCAGGGCAAGACCGATCTGGCGCGTGAAGTCGCCGGCCGCATCGCCGAGCTGGAGACCGAGATCGGCACGCGCGGTCCGCAGATCGAGAATATGAAACAGGCCGAGGCCAGGCTGCGCACGGCCATCGCCACGACCGACCAGAAGATCGAGACGCTCCGGCGCGAGATCGACATCGTCAAGGTCAATGAAAGCGTTCAGCGCGCCCAGACTTCGGTCGCCCTGCAGTCGGCGGGCGCCCATTCGCGCATCGGCTCGGCCGCCGACAGCCTGCAGCGCATCAAGCAGCGCCAGGCGGTCAACGAGGAGAAGCTGCGCGCCGGCCAGGAGCTGGAAGACAAGCGCACCGGCGCCGACCTCGACGCAAAGCTGCGCGACGCCGGCATCCTGCCGGGGCACGCCTCGGCCGACGACGTGCTGGCGCGGCTGACGCAGCAGGACATCAAGGTGGTGACGCCGCAGATCGGAACGAGCGTGCCGGTCGAGAAGGACAAGGCTTAA
- a CDS encoding YjfI family protein, with protein MTDEDDSLSPSAATDRIRAWRKARREAGMVKLEFWVPQAARDDVRAAVRAIVTDSARAPALAPRPRSSQFQAFIPGADHQMDAVIETPWTVPAIKTALDASTLIREGEMTLRVLEGAEPVLLVTMHEYGDLPIYLSVGGAQIVVSVLLWPVSEQADPARFNEFLLKAQRVVPLSNFAITSVGGEDVYELMGELSCKTTLQTILIELRTLAENAIDATALRETFDA; from the coding sequence ATGACGGACGAGGACGACAGCCTGTCGCCGAGCGCAGCCACGGATCGCATCCGGGCCTGGCGCAAGGCGCGCCGTGAGGCGGGGATGGTCAAACTCGAGTTCTGGGTCCCCCAGGCGGCGCGCGACGATGTGAGGGCGGCGGTGCGCGCAATCGTCACGGATTCGGCGCGTGCCCCAGCCCTTGCCCCACGCCCGCGATCCTCTCAATTCCAAGCCTTCATTCCTGGAGCCGACCATCAAATGGACGCCGTGATCGAAACCCCCTGGACCGTGCCGGCCATCAAGACCGCACTGGACGCCTCGACCCTGATCCGCGAGGGCGAAATGACCCTGCGGGTGCTGGAAGGCGCCGAGCCGGTGCTGCTGGTGACCATGCATGAATACGGCGACCTGCCGATCTATCTGTCGGTCGGCGGCGCGCAGATCGTGGTCTCGGTGCTGCTGTGGCCCGTGTCCGAACAGGCCGATCCGGCCCGGTTCAACGAATTCCTGCTCAAGGCCCAGCGGGTCGTACCCCTGTCCAACTTCGCCATCACCTCGGTGGGCGGCGAAGATGTCTATGAGTTGATGGGCGAACTGTCGTGCAAGACGACGCTTCAGACCATATTGATCGAACTGCGCACCCTGGCCGAGAACGCGATCGACGCCACGGCCCTGCGTGAAACCTTCGACGCCTGA
- a CDS encoding YjfK family protein: MFKRLFGGQDAPAAPALAVVRNITIGRTVALDPLAWRRLGDQTKFILDRDVLDITAQGTVTLDSGQFVHRFYTEDHLMLQAMSDDAAGMESYDFTLFMPWTSAYPAGERERRIWKDRLSEPVFHGAAESLPDYPRFWFEESDGRQPPVTIWETVWDDRAARAPYSKIFQTCMLYARDLPDGRELMLALEMQPENARGERGDLSHEIMIGIPLEMAEFRA, encoded by the coding sequence ATGTTCAAGCGTCTCTTCGGCGGACAGGATGCACCGGCGGCGCCCGCCCTGGCCGTGGTGCGAAACATCACCATCGGCCGCACCGTGGCCCTGGACCCGCTGGCCTGGCGCCGGCTGGGCGACCAGACCAAATTCATCCTCGACCGCGACGTCCTCGACATCACCGCCCAGGGGACCGTCACCCTCGACAGCGGCCAGTTCGTCCATCGGTTCTATACCGAGGACCATCTGATGCTTCAGGCCATGAGCGACGATGCGGCGGGGATGGAAAGCTACGACTTCACCCTCTTCATGCCCTGGACCTCGGCATACCCGGCGGGTGAGCGCGAGCGGCGCATCTGGAAGGACCGGCTGTCCGAGCCTGTCTTCCACGGCGCGGCCGAAAGCCTGCCCGACTACCCGCGCTTCTGGTTCGAAGAGTCAGACGGCCGCCAGCCGCCGGTGACGATCTGGGAGACGGTCTGGGACGACCGCGCCGCCCGCGCGCCCTATTCGAAGATCTTCCAGACCTGCATGCTCTACGCCCGCGACCTGCCCGACGGCCGCGAACTGATGCTGGCGCTTGAGATGCAGCCCGAGAACGCGCGCGGCGAACGCGGCGACCTCAGCCACGAAATCATGATCGGCATCCCTCTGGAGATGGCCGAGTTCCGCGCCTGA
- a CDS encoding DUF350 domain-containing protein yields the protein MFDFDRYAFMQGAIAFLIAFAAAGVFTVAFKLIYQWVTPYHEQTLIREGNTAAAISLGGALIGYVLPLASALSHTVTLREFAAWALLAAIIQILAFVIVSRLVYRKMAERIEAGETSAAVYLASISICIGLLNAACMTA from the coding sequence ATGTTCGACTTCGACCGCTACGCCTTCATGCAGGGGGCCATCGCCTTCCTGATCGCCTTTGCCGCGGCGGGCGTCTTCACCGTGGCCTTCAAGCTGATCTATCAGTGGGTCACCCCCTATCACGAGCAGACCCTGATCCGCGAAGGCAACACCGCCGCCGCCATCTCCCTGGGCGGCGCCCTGATCGGCTATGTCCTGCCCCTGGCCTCGGCCCTGTCGCACACGGTGACCCTGCGCGAATTCGCCGCCTGGGCCCTGCTGGCCGCCATCATCCAGATCCTGGCCTTCGTCATTGTCAGCCGCCTCGTCTATCGCAAGATGGCCGAGCGCATCGAGGCGGGCGAGACGTCAGCCGCCGTCTATCTGGCCTCCATCTCCATCTGCATCGGGCTGCTCAACGCGGCCTGTATGACGGCGTAA
- a CDS encoding DUF1190 domain-containing protein — translation MTDQTTPKPIEDRPEAGSGSMRRLMRSRSLHVTSLMATASFSLAACGQPQLAAPEPDPAPAYTSLADCKAANDVSDAECDTAYKAADDQARETGPRYATQAECEGQWGPEQCRPINHGGGSFFGPLATGFIIGQLMNGGGYRGGGPLYRDRDGGYSNGYGGGYLSRDYRTGRTVANRNDVDVARQAPSRVQSRTTVVSRGGFGGGGRSFGG, via the coding sequence ATGACCGACCAGACCACCCCCAAGCCGATTGAAGACCGCCCCGAGGCCGGCTCCGGCTCGATGCGCCGGCTGATGCGCTCGCGCAGCCTGCACGTCACCAGCCTGATGGCCACGGCCAGCTTCTCGCTCGCCGCCTGCGGCCAGCCCCAGCTGGCGGCGCCCGAGCCCGACCCGGCCCCGGCCTATACCTCCCTGGCCGACTGCAAGGCCGCCAACGACGTCTCCGACGCCGAGTGCGACACAGCCTACAAGGCCGCCGACGACCAGGCCAGGGAGACCGGGCCCCGCTACGCCACCCAGGCCGAATGCGAGGGCCAGTGGGGACCGGAACAGTGCCGCCCGATCAACCACGGCGGCGGCTCCTTCTTCGGCCCGCTGGCGACCGGCTTCATCATCGGCCAGCTGATGAACGGCGGCGGCTATCGCGGCGGCGGCCCCCTGTATCGCGACCGTGACGGCGGCTATTCCAACGGCTACGGCGGCGGCTATCTCAGCCGCGACTACCGCACCGGCCGCACCGTCGCCAACCGCAACGACGTCGATGTCGCTCGCCAGGCCCCCTCCCGCGTCCAGAGCCGCACCACCGTCGTCTCCCGCGGCGGCTTCGGCGGCGGCGGCCGGAGTTTCGGCGGGTAA
- a CDS encoding MFS transporter yields the protein MSQSDTTSPTGGAAPRGSGLAFAYVTTLFFAWGFATSLVDPLIAAVRGVFELSFTEALLTQFAWFTAYGVFSLPAAAVLSKLGYARSIVSALGVMVLGALIVPLSTLMNFYPGVLIALFVIGGGVTLLQVAANPLAASLGSAGKSHFRLVFSQAFNSLGTVVGPLLGATVMLSGGIFVAGGVTELASFEGIVLLGLGLVLGAVAGGLIGGLKRSFKSWLIIGAALGLAIGWLVFLQHYIGQVEATGAAAAADLTVTPAAAPAAATLDPALRAVTLRNIDQVFFILAVLFAALGAFIWLIRSRLNQPGQESGHVESPFKALSSPWAIGGAAAIFLYVGSEVSIGSLMTNLLHSEGTLGLRIEDAGRLVALYWAGALMGRFAGSALLTRAPAALLLTVCTVAAAVLSFVVFQSTGAAAAFAALSIGLFNSIMFPAIFTLTLERSTAPASATSGLLVFGIIGGALLPLLAGQIADMSNLNHAFIVPLIGYVLLTVFAVAAMRTRPVTAAGVSAASH from the coding sequence ATGAGCCAGTCAGACACAACTTCACCGACGGGCGGCGCCGCGCCCAGGGGCTCAGGCCTCGCCTTCGCCTATGTGACCACCCTCTTCTTCGCCTGGGGCTTCGCAACCTCCCTGGTCGATCCGCTGATCGCGGCGGTGAGGGGCGTGTTCGAGCTGAGCTTCACCGAGGCCCTGCTGACCCAGTTCGCCTGGTTCACGGCCTATGGCGTCTTCTCCCTGCCGGCGGCGGCCGTCCTGTCCAAGCTGGGCTATGCCCGCTCCATCGTCAGCGCCCTCGGCGTCATGGTCCTGGGCGCCCTGATCGTGCCCCTGTCGACCCTAATGAACTTCTATCCGGGCGTGCTGATCGCCCTGTTCGTGATCGGCGGCGGGGTGACCCTGCTGCAGGTCGCGGCCAACCCGCTGGCGGCCTCGCTGGGATCGGCGGGCAAGTCGCACTTCCGCCTGGTCTTCTCCCAGGCCTTCAACTCGCTGGGCACCGTCGTCGGCCCGCTGCTGGGCGCGACGGTCATGCTGTCGGGCGGCATCTTCGTCGCGGGGGGCGTGACCGAACTGGCCTCGTTCGAGGGCATCGTCCTGCTGGGCCTGGGCCTCGTGCTCGGCGCCGTGGCGGGCGGGCTGATCGGCGGGCTGAAGCGGTCGTTCAAGAGCTGGCTGATCATCGGGGCGGCCTTGGGTCTGGCTATCGGCTGGCTGGTCTTCCTGCAGCACTACATCGGTCAGGTCGAGGCGACCGGCGCCGCCGCTGCCGCTGACCTCACCGTGACCCCGGCCGCCGCTCCGGCCGCCGCCACCCTGGATCCGGCCCTGCGCGCCGTGACCCTGCGCAACATCGACCAGGTCTTCTTCATCCTTGCCGTCCTGTTCGCCGCCCTGGGCGCCTTCATCTGGCTGATCCGCTCGCGTCTGAACCAGCCGGGTCAGGAGTCGGGTCACGTCGAGTCGCCGTTCAAGGCCCTGTCATCGCCCTGGGCCATCGGCGGCGCCGCCGCCATCTTCCTCTATGTCGGCTCCGAGGTGTCCATCGGCAGCCTGATGACCAACCTGCTGCATTCGGAAGGCACGCTCGGTCTGCGGATCGAGGACGCCGGCCGTCTGGTCGCCCTCTACTGGGCCGGCGCCCTGATGGGCCGGTTCGCGGGCAGCGCCCTTCTGACCCGCGCCCCCGCGGCCCTGCTGCTGACCGTCTGCACGGTGGCGGCGGCGGTGCTCAGCTTCGTCGTCTTCCAGAGCACCGGCGCGGCCGCGGCCTTCGCCGCCCTGTCGATCGGCCTGTTCAACTCCATCATGTTCCCGGCCATCTTCACCCTGACCCTGGAACGCTCGACGGCCCCGGCCTCGGCGACCTCGGGTCTGCTGGTCTTCGGCATCATCGGCGGGGCGCTGCTGCCCCTGCTGGCCGGCCAGATCGCCGACATGAGCAATCTGAACCACGCCTTCATCGTGCCCCTGATCGGCTATGTGCTGCTGACGGTCTTCGCCGTCGCCGCCATGCGGACCAGGCCGGTCACCGCCGCGGGGGTGAGCGCCGCCAGCCACTAG
- a CDS encoding TorF family putative porin: MKLFTASALAGAAALALMASAGAASAQDATVTVNAAVTSDYVFRGFSQTDESPAVQAGVDVTVGSFYAGAWASNVDFGDNTEAEIDVYGGFRGETAGYAWDVGVVTYLYAPGANQDYDYVELKLAGSRAFGPVTAGAAVYFSPDFFGADKNATYAELNAAYATSITGLSVSGAIGEQWLDVSDDYATWNLGATYAFAGTPLALDVRYSDTDVDNPAIPASDGRIFATLKATF, encoded by the coding sequence ATGAAACTGTTCACCGCCTCCGCCCTCGCCGGGGCCGCCGCCCTGGCCCTGATGGCCTCCGCCGGCGCCGCCTCGGCCCAGGACGCGACGGTCACCGTCAACGCGGCCGTCACCAGCGACTACGTCTTCCGCGGCTTCAGCCAGACCGACGAAAGCCCCGCCGTCCAGGCCGGCGTCGACGTCACCGTCGGCAGCTTCTACGCCGGCGCCTGGGCCTCGAACGTCGACTTCGGCGACAACACCGAAGCCGAGATCGACGTCTACGGCGGCTTCCGCGGCGAGACGGCCGGCTACGCCTGGGACGTCGGCGTGGTCACCTACCTCTACGCCCCCGGCGCCAACCAGGACTACGACTACGTCGAACTGAAGCTCGCCGGTTCGCGCGCCTTCGGTCCGGTCACGGCCGGCGCCGCCGTCTACTTCTCGCCCGACTTCTTCGGCGCGGACAAGAACGCCACCTACGCCGAGCTGAACGCCGCCTACGCCACGTCGATCACCGGCCTGTCGGTCTCGGGCGCGATCGGCGAGCAGTGGCTGGACGTTTCGGACGACTACGCCACCTGGAACCTGGGCGCGACCTACGCCTTCGCCGGCACCCCGCTGGCGCTGGACGTCCGCTACTCGGACACCGACGTCGACAACCCGGCCATCCCGGCCAGCGACGGTCGCATCTTCGCCACCCTGAAGGCCACATTCTAG